One window from the genome of Tolypothrix sp. NIES-4075 encodes:
- a CDS encoding hydroxysqualene dehydroxylase, translating into MTEGSQQKRVVVVGAGWAGNGATYHLAKQGYDVTLLEAGANPGGLVAGWKTARGQSVEAGVHGFWYPYRNIFSLINELGINPFTTWTRSSQYSPFGLEVESPIFQNLPRLPTPIGTFLYTQFKRLPLTDRISALPLLYALIDFDNSDEAWRRYDFVTARELFKDFGVSARLYRDSFEPMLLVGLFAPGEQCSAAATLGMLYFFILAHQPDFDVVWCRGTVGEKIFRPWVEQIEKAGAKKLTNRRVTDIIVNNNRATGVVCGDEVFDADAVIFAVGITGMKKIVSNSHSLQSRQEFINLSNLGAIDVLATRLWFDRKIEITHPSNACFGFDATTGWTFFNLNELHDEYKNEPGTVIEADFYHANQFLNLSDEEIVQRVQRDLATCIPQFRQAKVIDSSVIRLANAVSHFAPGSYRYMLPATTSFENVFMSGDWIVNRHGSWSQEKAYVTGLEAANLVVDYLKQGKPAEILPVEADEPHIQVARGVNKIVRDLGKSILPDFWLP; encoded by the coding sequence ATGACAGAAGGGTCACAACAAAAACGGGTAGTAGTTGTAGGTGCAGGTTGGGCTGGTAATGGTGCAACTTACCACCTAGCCAAACAAGGTTACGATGTCACCCTTCTCGAAGCTGGTGCTAATCCTGGTGGATTGGTAGCGGGTTGGAAAACAGCAAGGGGACAATCAGTAGAAGCGGGTGTTCATGGCTTTTGGTATCCTTACAGAAATATATTTTCTCTTATCAACGAACTTGGAATAAATCCCTTTACAACTTGGACTCGTTCATCTCAATATTCGCCTTTTGGGTTAGAAGTTGAATCACCAATTTTTCAGAATTTACCGCGACTTCCTACACCTATAGGAACATTTTTATATACACAATTTAAACGTTTACCATTAACAGATAGAATCAGCGCCTTACCTTTACTTTACGCCTTAATTGACTTTGATAATTCCGATGAAGCTTGGCGACGTTATGACTTTGTGACAGCGCGAGAATTATTCAAAGATTTTGGTGTTTCAGCGCGGCTTTATCGTGACTCTTTTGAACCGATGTTGTTGGTAGGTTTATTCGCTCCAGGCGAACAATGTTCTGCCGCTGCAACTTTGGGAATGCTGTACTTTTTTATTCTCGCCCATCAACCAGATTTTGATGTCGTTTGGTGTCGCGGAACAGTTGGAGAAAAGATATTTCGCCCTTGGGTAGAACAAATTGAAAAAGCTGGCGCGAAGAAGTTAACAAATCGCCGCGTTACCGACATAATAGTTAATAATAATCGGGCAACAGGTGTTGTTTGCGGTGATGAAGTGTTTGATGCTGATGCGGTAATTTTTGCAGTTGGTATCACCGGGATGAAGAAAATCGTATCAAATAGCCATAGCTTACAAAGCCGTCAAGAATTTATAAATTTGAGCAATTTAGGGGCAATTGATGTTTTAGCAACTCGACTGTGGTTTGACCGGAAAATTGAAATTACGCATCCTTCTAATGCTTGCTTTGGCTTTGATGCAACTACCGGGTGGACATTTTTTAATTTGAATGAATTACATGATGAATATAAAAATGAACCGGGAACAGTTATTGAAGCAGATTTTTATCACGCCAATCAATTTTTGAATTTAAGCGATGAAGAAATTGTACAGAGAGTTCAACGCGATTTAGCAACTTGCATTCCCCAATTTCGGCAAGCGAAAGTGATAGATAGTAGCGTGATTCGTTTAGCAAACGCAGTATCTCACTTTGCACCCGGTAGCTATCGCTATATGTTGCCAGCTACGACAAGTTTTGAGAATGTATTTATGAGTGGTGATTGGATTGTTAACCGTCACGGTTCATGGTCGCAAGAAAAGGCTTATGTGACAGGTTTAGAAGCAGCGAATTTAGTAGTTGATTATTTAAAACAGGGTAAACCTGCCGAGATTTTACCTGTAGAAGCGGATGAACCGCATATTCAAGTTGCCAGAGGCGTTAATAAAATAGTGCGTGACTTGGGTAAATCTATTTTGCCTGATTTTTGGTTGCCGTGA
- a CDS encoding lipase family protein, producing MNDIISFRSFDSQASIYSPHNAYLLAQLCVESYRRAKVEKLGGKDETNDDWRSRVKQEASAWGFDSDRVYCFNNKGAQAILLADTEKVIVAFRGSEELSDWEINFNRLKNKDFSDSYHICLHTGFCRYLNDIWQPYNDPQGRIEGKGIKAIIQEEMKNSPKSLWFTGHSLGGAVAVLAAASCIFLDKLPFEVSGVYTYGQPRVGDLRFAKLYNSVLKSKTFRFVNNNDVVTKIPTWAPLFLFYHVGEIKYLTQDGEILDFEKLNLWQKWQEIFIDIVKDLREQGINSITDHNLSTGYIPPLLKVISEETAIA from the coding sequence ATGAATGATATTATTTCCTTTAGATCCTTTGATTCTCAAGCATCAATTTACAGTCCTCACAATGCTTATTTATTAGCTCAACTTTGTGTAGAAAGTTACAGAAGAGCAAAAGTAGAAAAGTTGGGAGGTAAAGATGAAACTAACGATGACTGGCGATCGCGAGTTAAGCAAGAAGCATCCGCTTGGGGATTTGATAGCGATCGCGTTTACTGCTTCAATAACAAAGGTGCCCAAGCAATTCTGCTGGCAGATACAGAGAAAGTTATCGTCGCTTTTCGAGGAAGTGAAGAATTATCCGACTGGGAGATTAATTTCAATCGGCTAAAGAATAAAGATTTTTCCGACAGTTACCATATCTGCCTGCATACGGGTTTTTGTAGGTATTTAAATGATATTTGGCAACCTTATAACGATCCTCAAGGAAGGATAGAAGGTAAAGGTATTAAAGCCATCATCCAAGAAGAAATGAAGAATTCGCCTAAATCATTGTGGTTTACGGGACACAGTTTAGGCGGTGCTGTAGCAGTATTAGCCGCAGCTAGCTGTATCTTCTTAGACAAATTACCCTTTGAAGTAAGTGGAGTTTATACCTATGGACAACCTCGAGTTGGAGATTTGAGGTTTGCAAAGTTATATAATTCTGTACTCAAATCTAAGACATTCCGCTTTGTGAATAACAATGATGTAGTGACCAAAATTCCCACTTGGGCACCGCTTTTTTTGTTTTATCATGTTGGGGAAATTAAATATTTAACGCAAGATGGCGAAATCTTAGATTTTGAAAAATTAAACTTGTGGCAAAAGTGGCAAGAAATCTTCATTGATATAGTCAAAGACCTGCGCGAACAAGGGATAAACAGCATCACCGATCATAACTTATCAACAGGCTATATTCCGCCATTACTCAAGGTAATTTCAGAGGAAACTGCGATCGCGTAG
- a CDS encoding catalase, translated as MKLFTEYPEKEESKYCALMSELVKKNMDNLYGGEKKKTAKRDTHSKTHAAVQGTLEIFDFDEAAIKQELSKRTSLTSDQLSAISLKQGLFAKPKQYPVWLRFASGAFSVKNDYEGDTRSMAIKVIGVEGERLPQSHELKTQDIIVHNTELFFIRTIKDFHSFFTAIYRAGLFPLFKLLVLLWLKLHPYESNLLQTSFKRFPKSLLTERYWSASAYSLGLKPDFDPSQPGRVPVEYPVVIKFGFTPVSSQPPHQQLPLESRPESELQRAKEEGKEDNYYREDIIQALAKPDAEYCWDFQIQFQTSPEMSIDDTTIPWNEEDAPFFTVGRLTVKHQKVDSPLENDFGENLSFSPANGLAVHRPVGAINRLRSIVYPIVADNRHEKRGVKYQEPTV; from the coding sequence ATGAAACTATTTACCGAATACCCAGAAAAAGAGGAAAGCAAATATTGCGCTCTCATGAGTGAGCTAGTCAAAAAGAACATGGACAATCTTTACGGAGGTGAGAAGAAAAAAACTGCAAAGAGAGATACTCACTCAAAAACCCACGCTGCTGTTCAAGGAACTTTAGAAATCTTTGACTTTGATGAAGCAGCAATTAAGCAGGAATTGAGCAAACGCACCTCATTAACTTCAGATCAACTTTCTGCCATTTCCCTAAAACAAGGTTTATTTGCCAAACCGAAACAATATCCGGTCTGGCTACGATTTGCTAGTGGCGCTTTTTCAGTCAAGAATGATTATGAAGGAGATACGCGCTCAATGGCTATAAAAGTGATCGGCGTAGAAGGAGAACGACTACCGCAAAGTCACGAGTTAAAAACCCAAGATATTATTGTCCACAATACTGAACTCTTTTTTATTAGAACCATCAAAGACTTCCACAGCTTTTTTACGGCGATTTATCGAGCAGGACTGTTTCCGCTTTTTAAACTGTTGGTGCTTTTATGGCTAAAGTTGCATCCCTACGAATCCAATCTTTTACAAACGAGTTTCAAACGGTTTCCCAAGAGTTTGCTCACAGAACGTTATTGGAGTGCTTCGGCTTATTCTTTGGGACTCAAACCTGATTTTGACCCATCTCAACCAGGTCGAGTTCCTGTGGAATATCCGGTTGTGATAAAGTTTGGATTTACTCCGGTTTCCAGTCAACCACCTCATCAACAACTTCCTCTCGAATCCAGACCAGAAAGTGAGCTTCAGCGTGCAAAAGAGGAAGGTAAAGAGGACAACTACTACCGAGAGGATATTATTCAAGCTTTAGCCAAGCCTGATGCTGAATACTGTTGGGACTTTCAAATCCAATTTCAAACTAGCCCAGAGATGTCGATTGATGATACCACGATTCCTTGGAATGAAGAGGACGCACCTTTCTTTACAGTTGGTCGTTTGACAGTTAAGCATCAGAAGGTTGATTCTCCCTTAGAAAATGACTTTGGGGAAAATCTCAGTTTTTCTCCTGCGAATGGTCTAGCAGTGCATCGTCCTGTCGGCGCCATCAATCGGTTACGCAGCATTGTTTATCCTATCGTTGCTGATAACCGTCATGAAAAACGAGGAGTTAAATATCAGGAACCAACTGTATGA
- a CDS encoding peroxidase family protein: protein MAGKRDTSKDGFDNKLQTFVLTNFKGIWELVQSNEFLKHKVNKTLINSLIYKIPTRPNPYSMMTLDEYIPDTKIPKKTDTYTSWESLNDRTYIGRHLPPDPKLNSEDNLPKVEDLAVLFRKKDGKTIYSPKSTMLFPYWVQWFTDSFLRIDHTNDKKLKNTSNHEIDLCNVYGLNRKRTHLLRTFQGGKFKTQKLKRQDGVEEEYPLFYYADPAQGIVDPQFEGLYEPINDEKRQPVDKKQYLFAMGVERANVQIGYVMLNTLCIREHNRLCDELASNYPDWDDERLFQTSRNILMAIILKIIMEEYINHITPYHFKLFADPEAFVKESWYRPNWMTIEFDFVYRWHSAIPETFTYDGQPTHIATSLWNNKMFIDKGLGALMEETCSQPGTRIGLFNTPDILVELTELPSIRLGRQLQLASYNDYREMCGFPRVTKFEQITSDEFAQEKLKELYGHVDNIEFYVGIYAEEVRKNSTIPPLVARLIGIDAFSEALNNPLLSPSIFNKDTFSPVGLEIIENTKTVSDLVNRNVPQSGKKYKVTFDLH from the coding sequence ATGGCTGGCAAAAGAGACACATCTAAAGACGGGTTTGATAACAAACTTCAGACATTCGTTTTAACAAACTTTAAAGGGATTTGGGAACTTGTCCAAAGTAATGAATTTCTGAAACACAAAGTTAATAAAACTCTGATCAATAGTCTCATCTATAAAATTCCTACTCGTCCTAATCCCTACAGTATGATGACTCTGGATGAGTATATTCCTGATACTAAAATTCCTAAGAAAACTGATACTTACACTTCCTGGGAATCACTCAACGATCGCACTTATATCGGACGACATTTACCACCCGATCCAAAGTTAAACTCTGAGGACAATCTACCCAAAGTTGAAGACCTGGCTGTTTTATTCCGTAAAAAAGATGGTAAAACTATTTATTCTCCTAAATCAACTATGCTGTTTCCCTATTGGGTGCAGTGGTTTACCGATAGTTTTCTCCGCATCGATCACACCAATGACAAGAAATTAAAAAATACTTCCAATCATGAAATTGATTTGTGTAATGTTTATGGTTTAAACAGAAAACGAACACATCTTTTAAGAACCTTTCAAGGAGGTAAATTCAAAACTCAGAAACTCAAGCGCCAAGATGGTGTAGAAGAAGAATATCCCTTGTTTTATTATGCCGACCCAGCACAGGGTATAGTTGACCCTCAATTTGAGGGTCTTTATGAACCCATCAATGATGAAAAAAGACAGCCCGTAGATAAAAAACAATATCTGTTTGCGATGGGAGTAGAACGAGCAAATGTGCAAATTGGCTATGTCATGCTCAATACTCTATGTATCCGTGAACATAATCGTCTTTGTGATGAATTAGCAAGCAATTATCCAGATTGGGATGATGAACGGCTCTTCCAAACATCAAGAAATATTCTCATGGCGATTATTCTAAAAATCATCATGGAAGAGTACATTAACCACATAACTCCCTATCACTTTAAGTTATTTGCCGATCCGGAAGCTTTTGTGAAGGAAAGTTGGTATCGTCCCAATTGGATGACAATTGAGTTTGATTTTGTTTATCGCTGGCATAGTGCAATCCCGGAAACATTTACCTATGACGGTCAACCAACCCATATTGCTACATCTTTGTGGAACAATAAGATGTTTATTGATAAAGGTTTGGGAGCATTGATGGAGGAAACTTGTTCCCAACCAGGTACAAGAATTGGTTTATTCAACACCCCTGATATATTGGTTGAGTTAACTGAGTTACCCTCAATCAGATTGGGACGACAGCTGCAATTGGCAAGCTATAACGATTATCGAGAAATGTGCGGTTTCCCCAGAGTGACCAAGTTTGAGCAAATTACTAGCGATGAATTTGCTCAAGAGAAACTCAAAGAATTATATGGTCATGTTGATAATATTGAGTTTTATGTGGGAATCTACGCGGAGGAGGTGCGGAAAAATTCAACTATCCCTCCCCTAGTAGCACGCTTAATTGGAATTGATGCCTTTTCTGAGGCGCTGAATAACCCTTTATTATCACCCAGTATCTTCAATAAAGACACTTTTTCTCCTGTGGGTTTGGAAATAATTGAAAATACCAAGACAGTCTCAGATTTAGTTAATCGCAACGTTCCTCAATCGGGCAAAAAGTACAAAGTTACTTTTGACCTTCACTAA
- a CDS encoding murein hydrolase activator EnvC family protein, with translation MTVRSLQKNLVFYGISCILLALILVLPVYAVPSANIDTLRIQQQQVKQQRQNVVKERDRLTNLQQEAQHRLTGLNQNLQTTDSHITDSELRLRLATERLQQLQADLGVAEQNYQDRQTATIGRLRYLQRSPASLGWAVLLQSQNISDFLDRRRQLKLVYQADQKILAKLTQQANQIKKQKTDVEEQKNEIALIRQQLLAQKADYQGQAQSQSDLILRLNSDRLALEAAQNQLDKDSEALSVLIQQKIAEAQNKTNSRNSILLRGTGIMAYPSDAATSSPFGWRMHPVLGYRRFHAGLDFAASYGSTIRAADSGTVIMAGWYGGYGNAIIIDHGKGITTLYGHTSQLFVSEGQTVQRGQAIAAVGSTGLSTGPHLHFEVRSYGTPVDPANFLS, from the coding sequence ATGACAGTGCGATCGCTTCAAAAAAATCTGGTATTTTATGGAATTTCGTGTATATTATTGGCATTAATTCTAGTATTGCCAGTATATGCAGTACCGAGTGCGAACATTGACACTTTGCGTATTCAGCAGCAACAAGTTAAACAGCAGCGTCAAAATGTTGTCAAAGAACGCGATCGCTTAACAAATCTTCAACAAGAAGCGCAACATCGCTTAACTGGTTTAAACCAAAATCTGCAAACCACTGACAGTCACATTACTGACAGCGAATTGCGGTTAAGACTTGCTACTGAACGTCTTCAACAATTGCAAGCTGATTTAGGTGTAGCTGAACAGAACTACCAAGATAGACAAACAGCGACAATTGGACGATTGCGCTATCTGCAACGTTCCCCAGCATCTCTTGGATGGGCAGTTTTACTACAAAGTCAAAATATCAGCGATTTTCTTGACCGTCGTCGGCAATTAAAGTTAGTTTATCAAGCTGACCAGAAAATTTTAGCAAAACTCACTCAACAAGCAAACCAGATAAAGAAGCAAAAAACCGATGTAGAAGAGCAAAAAAATGAAATTGCTTTGATTCGTCAGCAGTTGCTAGCGCAAAAAGCCGATTATCAAGGACAAGCGCAGTCACAGTCAGATTTGATTCTACGCTTAAATAGCGATCGCCTAGCTTTAGAAGCAGCGCAAAATCAACTTGATAAAGATTCTGAAGCTTTGAGTGTTTTAATTCAACAAAAGATAGCCGAAGCGCAAAATAAAACTAACAGCCGCAACAGCATTCTTCTTCGCGGAACTGGTATAATGGCGTATCCTAGCGATGCAGCTACTAGCAGTCCTTTTGGTTGGCGGATGCATCCTGTTTTAGGATATCGCCGCTTTCATGCAGGTTTAGACTTTGCCGCTAGCTATGGCAGTACAATTCGCGCCGCAGATTCGGGAACGGTGATTATGGCTGGGTGGTATGGTGGTTATGGCAACGCTATAATTATCGACCACGGCAAAGGCATTACTACACTGTACGGTCATACCAGTCAATTGTTTGTTTCCGAAGGGCAAACAGTGCAGCGAGGACAAGCGATCGCTGCTGTTGGTTCCACCGGTTTATCTACTGGTCCTCACCTCCACTTTGAAGTCCGTTCATACGGGACACCCGTAGATCCCGCGAATTTTCTTTCTTAG
- the trmFO gene encoding FADH(2)-oxidizing methylenetetrahydrofolate--tRNA-(uracil(54)-C(5))-methyltransferase TrmFO has product MEPIQVIGGGLAGTEAAWQIASAGVPVIFWEMRPKRFSPAHHTEHLAELVCSNSFGAMSSDRAAGLLHEELRQLNSIVISKADEHAVPAGGALAVDRGQFSQDLTETLAKHPLIDFRRGEVSAIPEGIVVLATGPLTSPDLAEDLRRFSGMEYLSFFDAASPIVVGESINRDIAFMASRYDKGEAAYLNCPMNKEQYLRFWEELRKAEQTELKDFERETAKFFEACLPIEEQAKRGEDTMRYGPVKPVGLSDSRTGERPYGVVQLRQEDKAGQLWNMVGFQTNLRWGEQKRVFQLIPGLENAEFVRLGVMHRNTFINAPQLMSASLQFKQRPTLLAAGQLIGTEGYTAASAGGWLAGTNAARLALGKEALTLPNTTMMGALFDFISSASPKHFQPMPPNFGIIPVLGEKVKSKPERYGRYRDRSLADLASWKANQL; this is encoded by the coding sequence ATGGAACCGATACAAGTGATTGGAGGTGGATTAGCGGGAACAGAAGCAGCGTGGCAAATTGCGTCTGCGGGAGTGCCAGTGATTTTTTGGGAAATGCGACCAAAACGCTTTAGTCCGGCACATCATACAGAACATTTAGCGGAGTTGGTGTGTAGTAATTCTTTTGGGGCAATGTCAAGCGATCGCGCTGCCGGTCTATTGCATGAAGAACTGCGTCAGCTCAATTCTATCGTCATTTCCAAAGCTGATGAACACGCGGTTCCCGCAGGTGGTGCGCTAGCTGTAGATAGAGGACAATTTAGCCAAGATTTAACGGAAACTTTAGCGAAACATCCTTTAATTGATTTCCGTCGCGGTGAAGTAAGTGCGATTCCAGAGGGAATTGTCGTCTTAGCAACAGGTCCTTTAACTAGTCCCGATTTAGCGGAAGATTTGCGACGCTTCAGCGGAATGGAATATCTCAGCTTTTTCGATGCTGCTAGCCCCATCGTTGTGGGAGAATCGATTAATCGCGATATTGCTTTTATGGCATCGCGCTACGACAAAGGGGAAGCTGCTTATTTAAATTGCCCGATGAATAAAGAACAGTATTTGCGGTTTTGGGAAGAACTCCGCAAAGCTGAACAAACAGAATTGAAAGATTTTGAACGAGAAACGGCGAAGTTTTTTGAAGCTTGTTTGCCAATTGAAGAACAGGCAAAGCGCGGTGAAGATACCATGCGTTATGGTCCGGTGAAGCCTGTAGGATTGTCAGATAGCCGCACTGGGGAACGTCCTTACGGTGTGGTGCAGTTGCGGCAAGAAGATAAAGCGGGTCAACTTTGGAATATGGTAGGATTTCAAACTAATCTGCGTTGGGGCGAACAAAAGCGAGTCTTTCAGCTAATTCCCGGTTTAGAAAATGCCGAGTTTGTGCGTTTGGGTGTGATGCACCGCAACACCTTTATTAATGCACCGCAGCTGATGTCTGCAAGTTTGCAATTTAAACAGCGCCCAACATTACTTGCAGCTGGGCAGTTGATTGGTACTGAAGGGTATACAGCAGCATCTGCGGGTGGTTGGCTGGCAGGAACGAATGCAGCGCGGTTAGCGTTAGGTAAAGAAGCGTTGACCCTACCGAATACAACGATGATGGGTGCGTTGTTTGACTTTATTAGTTCCGCTTCGCCAAAGCATTTTCAACCAATGCCCCCGAATTTCGGTATTATACCAGTATTGGGTGAGAAAGTAAAGAGTAAACCGGAGCGTTATGGACGTTATCGCGATCGCTCTTTGGCTGACCTGGCTAGTTGGAAAGCTAATCAGTTATAG
- a CDS encoding type II toxin-antitoxin system PemK/MazF family toxin has protein sequence MAARKLALPKRGEVYLVSFDPTIGAEIQKTRPALVLQNDVSNEYSPITIVAAITSKFDEPLYPTEVLIQVPEGGLTINSVALLNHIRSIDKQRLIKRLGKLEESTMKQVNQAIQISLGLVEL, from the coding sequence ATGGCAGCACGAAAGCTAGCCCTTCCTAAGCGAGGAGAAGTTTATTTAGTCAGTTTTGACCCGACAATTGGCGCTGAAATTCAAAAAACTCGTCCGGCATTGGTGTTGCAAAATGATGTTAGCAATGAGTACAGCCCAATTACAATTGTTGCAGCAATTACGTCTAAATTTGATGAACCTCTTTATCCCACAGAAGTATTAATTCAAGTTCCTGAAGGGGGACTCACTATCAACTCGGTCGCGTTGCTCAACCATATCCGCTCAATAGACAAACAACGACTAATCAAACGACTAGGTAAACTAGAAGAATCGACAATGAAGCAAGTTAATCAAGCTATTCAAATTAGTTTAGGTTTGGTTGAGCTTTAA
- a CDS encoding ribbon-helix-helix domain-containing protein: protein MYHRINVTLPSETLKQLDEYAPKGDRSRFIHEAIQHYINQIQKDKLRQQLQEGSIRRAERDRNLAEDWFVIEEEAWQHES from the coding sequence ATGTATCACCGCATCAATGTGACACTACCGAGTGAAACCTTGAAACAACTTGATGAGTACGCTCCAAAAGGCGATCGCAGTCGTTTCATCCATGAAGCAATTCAACATTACATTAACCAAATTCAGAAAGACAAGCTGCGACAACAATTGCAAGAAGGATCTATTCGCAGGGCTGAACGCGATCGCAATTTAGCAGAAGACTGGTTTGTAATTGAGGAAGAGGCATGGCAGCACGAAAGCTAG
- a CDS encoding glutathione S-transferase family protein, translated as MKNISTQEKQLRLITIPVSHYCEKARWALTKLKLTYVEEGHMPPFHRLATNRLGGKSTPVLVTEDGVFTDSTDILQYLDKIAPDNAKLYPSDPQLRQQVEELEDLFDEQLGTATRRWGYFSTINDSKLIQKIWTQDVPSFEKALFPVVYPFMRPLVRKAFNITPESAAQAYEQIKSIFEKVNELLADGRIYLVGDNFSAADITFAALAAPVISPPEHPIKRRPLQDLPANLASEISAFRETPAGAYVLRLYRDRNS; from the coding sequence ATGAAAAATATATCTACCCAAGAAAAGCAACTTCGTTTGATTACAATTCCCGTCAGTCATTATTGCGAAAAAGCACGTTGGGCATTAACAAAACTAAAACTTACTTACGTGGAAGAAGGGCACATGCCGCCATTTCATCGACTTGCAACTAATCGTCTTGGCGGAAAATCTACTCCAGTTTTAGTGACGGAAGACGGCGTTTTTACCGATTCAACTGATATCTTACAATATCTAGATAAAATTGCCCCGGACAACGCCAAACTTTATCCTAGTGACCCTCAATTGCGCCAACAAGTAGAAGAACTTGAAGATTTATTTGATGAGCAACTAGGAACAGCTACACGTCGTTGGGGTTACTTTTCTACGATAAATGATTCCAAGTTAATCCAAAAAATATGGACTCAAGACGTTCCTTCTTTTGAAAAGGCATTATTTCCGGTAGTTTATCCTTTCATGCGTCCGCTTGTCCGCAAAGCTTTTAATATCACTCCAGAGTCTGCGGCACAAGCTTATGAACAAATTAAAAGCATTTTTGAGAAAGTAAATGAGTTGCTAGCAGATGGACGCATCTACTTAGTTGGAGATAACTTTTCAGCCGCAGATATCACTTTTGCCGCGCTTGCTGCACCCGTTATTTCACCACCAGAACACCCGATAAAACGGCGTCCTTTGCAAGACTTACCAGCTAACTTGGCATCAGAAATTAGTGCCTTTAGAGAAACTCCAGCGGGTGCTTATGTGTTGCGTTTGTATCGCGATAGAAACAGTTAA
- a CDS encoding acyl-CoA thioesterase: protein MQVSRPLEVEIAIPVRTYDIDVGIVSNIVYIRWLEDLRLKFLDEHWQLDKQMEQGYAPILAGTEIEYKRPIKLIDKVIGRLWVSNLGRLKWTVQAEILSNDQVAAIATQKGAFISLQNNRPIPIPEELHKKYSDFHEVN from the coding sequence ATGCAAGTAAGCAGACCATTAGAAGTAGAAATCGCAATACCTGTAAGGACATACGACATTGATGTGGGAATCGTGAGCAACATTGTTTATATCAGATGGTTGGAAGATTTACGTTTAAAGTTTTTAGATGAACACTGGCAATTAGATAAACAAATGGAGCAAGGATATGCTCCCATCCTTGCCGGAACTGAAATAGAATATAAGCGTCCTATCAAACTTATTGATAAAGTTATTGGGCGTTTATGGGTGAGTAATTTGGGACGGCTTAAATGGACTGTGCAAGCAGAAATTTTGTCTAACGATCAAGTTGCAGCGATCGCTACGCAAAAAGGTGCATTTATCAGCTTGCAAAATAATCGTCCAATTCCCATTCCTGAAGAATTACATAAGAAATATTCAGACTTTCATGAAGTTAATTAA
- a CDS encoding TetR/AcrR family transcriptional regulator, giving the protein MSKGEETKEKILLSAAELFNQQGYAGSSISDIMRVTGLQKGGIYNHFKSKDELALLAFDYAIAQITGHYRVALRSKRHAIERLQAIIDVFRSNIDNPTIKGGCPLLNTAVESDDTHPALRDRAQQAMNSWRDMICRIIQKGIEKGEIRSDVDADEVATIIISTLEGAVMMSKLYEDSIHLKRAVNHLNQYIKSLC; this is encoded by the coding sequence ATGTCTAAAGGCGAAGAAACCAAAGAAAAAATTCTCTTGTCAGCAGCCGAACTGTTTAATCAACAGGGGTATGCTGGTTCGTCGATTTCTGACATCATGCGTGTGACAGGGTTGCAGAAAGGAGGAATTTACAATCACTTCAAAAGCAAAGATGAACTAGCGTTGTTAGCTTTTGATTATGCGATCGCTCAAATCACAGGGCATTATCGAGTTGCATTGCGAAGCAAACGCCATGCAATCGAACGCTTGCAAGCAATTATTGATGTATTTCGCAGCAATATAGATAACCCAACTATCAAGGGAGGGTGTCCGCTGTTGAATACCGCAGTTGAGAGTGATGATACCCATCCAGCGTTGCGCGATCGCGCTCAACAAGCGATGAATTCTTGGCGGGATATGATTTGTCGAATTATCCAAAAAGGCATCGAAAAAGGCGAAATTCGCTCAGATGTTGATGCTGATGAAGTTGCAACTATAATTATTTCTACACTTGAGGGGGCTGTAATGATGAGCAAATTATACGAAGATTCAATTCATTTAAAAAGAGCAGTTAATCACCTAAATCAATACATTAAAAGTCTTTGTTAA
- a CDS encoding P-II family nitrogen regulator produces the protein MESVKRIEIVVNYVELAKILEALDKAGVPGHTIIRNVAGKGRRGSVSDDSAMTMLDNVYVIAFFPPEKMTSVANYIRPILNKLGGTCFISDAVELLTTRCVGS, from the coding sequence ATGGAGTCAGTTAAACGGATAGAAATCGTTGTCAATTACGTTGAACTAGCAAAGATTTTAGAAGCTTTAGATAAAGCAGGTGTACCCGGTCATACAATTATTCGCAATGTTGCGGGTAAAGGTAGAAGAGGAAGCGTCAGTGATGATTCGGCAATGACTATGTTAGACAATGTTTATGTCATCGCTTTCTTTCCCCCAGAAAAAATGACTTCGGTGGCAAATTATATTAGACCTATTCTGAATAAGTTAGGGGGGACGTGTTTTATTTCCGATGCGGTGGAATTGCTAACAACTAGATGCGTTGGTAGTTAA